The genomic interval AAAATCGCTGGTGATGAAATTTCTGTGCTGTGGCCACTTCTTTCGGCCCACAAGATTCCCTCCCGTTCAGCATGCAGCTGCCTTTGGTAATTGGGGACCGGAAAATTAACTCGACTACATCAGACTCTAGCAGAAGGGAATTCTAACTTGATGTGGAGAGACTCAATGATCGGTGTTTCTTTCGGGGCTTTGGATGGAATTCTTCCAATGTACTACTATCTCCTCTCAAATAGTTAATCTCTGATTATTGTGGGTGAGCATCTGCCTCCTTTCTATTTTAACACTGTTTCCCGCTGTAATCATAAATTAATCGATTCCTTACTGTGTATAAATAGCTTTTATTTAAGCAAGAGAGTACTTGCTATCCGATTCATTTGTTCCAATTAAAAGATTTCATATTTTCTCTTCATTCTGGAGGGATCTGCAACTGTTTCCACGTTGTGATCTAGCCTTTTGTGTTAGCTTTCGCTGCAGGCTGGGTGGTAGACAAATATAATTTGCATCCAAGTATACTATACTTTTTTTCGTAAAAAAATGGGCCATGGGCAGAAATGGGAAGCCAAGCTATGAGGAACATTGAAATTAAAGCTGTTTATGGAGGCAGCAGGCCCTGTATGAGGGGTTCTTAAAGGAGCATCAGGACCTAAGATGGCTGCTCAGTTTCAGAGGGATTGAGGAGCCTCAAATGCAGTGAACGCTAGTAGACATATACTGTTATCTGGTCACAGAAATGTGTCTAAAATTTGGTTAGTTTGATTTTATGAAACATCATTGAAATGGATTGGAACTAAGCTATTCTAAAAAATAGAGTTGACTTGGTTCTGTTAGATAGGTTTTATGATTTCGAATAGCCGCCATGGTGAAATTGGTAGACAGGCTGCTCTTAGAAAGCACTGCTAGAGCATCTCTGTTCGAGTCCTAGTGGCGGCATGGCATCTTATAAAAGAGTAGAGTCCTAATATGAATTTGAATACCAACTTCCATTTCTATAATTGGGAGATTATTCTCTTTATATATCTggcctatacttaaaagcgcCTATAACatctacagtaatgaacagtgacTTTAGTGGATTCAACAGCGTCGTCTTTTTCTGTCGTTCATTTCCTtcctatcttatttcatttcagtcacattttctttttacgGTTCaatcacattttctttcttcggCTCTTTCTTCAGCTCAACAACGTAggtatatttcttcttcttcttcttcatttccctTCTTTCCCGTAtgatttatttcttcatttcaaatgtattttggcatctctgttttgtttcttctgtgtttgtttttggtttgacgagaggaagagagagttgcTGTCTGCGTCTCAATGGtagtgtgcgacggagagggaaagggaagtTCGTGGTGGCCGGGTCTGGTAGAAATTGTCGCCAGTGTGAAGTGTTGGAGGTCTGGTGGcttgggtggccgcgtacggcggcgctggttgagagaaatgagagaaacccatttcggatgggtttctGCGGGGGACATatagggctgcgcgtgggggcaTCGGTGGTAGTTGggttggtcgccggcgtgaggagtcgcctgtggtggtcgtgacggtaggtggccgcgtacggcggcgccggttgagagaaatgggaaaaacccatttcggatgggtttccgcGGGAGAGACCTAGGGCTGCGCATGGGGGACATCCATGGTGCCTCGGGTGGTCGTCGGCGTGAGAGGGGCTCcccggtggtggtggtgagactggccggcgcacggcggcgccgtgCTGGGCTAAAGCAAAACTGACCGTGAGGAAGAATCGGGCCACAGAGAGACaacatgaggaaaaaaaaaaaatcattataaattcattaaaaaaaataatatatgttgaaaaatatttaattatttgttattaataacattaaattattaactaattaattttctttaaaaaaatatattatttttacatatcatattatttttttaaacacatcaTTTTTAATTAGACAAATGGACAAACGTGCGTTGCACGTTATATACtgctagtatgtatatatatatatatatatatatatgtatatatatgatattttccCTTCTAGAGCAAATCACAATGCATCGTTTGGGCTATAAATAAACGTAGAACTTTCTGGTACGTTCTGAACGATCAAGTGAAAACGTCTTTGAGGCTTGGTTAATAACAAGTTCAAGCTTGAACGTTGTAGACGTGTGGTATGTAGAGCAAGCTCACAAAACAAGTCCTGACTTGCATACTGTTTATGGTTGAACATGGTTTGTTCTTAACCCAATGATGCATGATAATATTTTGCATCTTGGAATTACATGATCCGAGTTATGAATTaataattgagatttaaaaaaaaaattatagagagaaaaaaaacattGCAGATTCCAAAAACAATTCAACCGAGTCATGTTTAAGTTTCCTCTCAAATATTGAACTGAAATaagatggttttaactttttgaggaacttgataattttaaatctaCCAATTATTACATAGTATTTATAATGATTGAGTATGGTTGAAAATAAAGAACTACAtgttttatctttcaatttttctgtgattcttattaaatataataataaaatagttaatatatatcatattgttgtacaagaaattaaaaagaaaacttcgtttgtttttagagattagatgagatgagttgagattaaagttaaaaaattaaataaaatattgttatgatatattttttaatattatttttgttttgagatttgaaaaagttgaattgtttattttattttgtatgagaatttggaaaaattgtaaagatGAGATAtgaggttttcaaaatttttaaagttttaggttttagtcttgaaagcaaactAGGTccgtttattttttaagttgtcagacaacttaaaaaatatatatagttttgaattGGTTGAAATCGCCTCAATTGGTTGTAATCGGTTTGAATCGGCCTAAATCGACCAATTGAAGTGGTTCAGTGAACGATTTTAAAAGTTCACTAAAACTTGTTCAATTTCTGATCGATTCAATTTGAATTGGCCTGAATCTAATCCTTTTTTCCGAGTCTTGATATGATGTGTTGGACATCAAGTGTGCTAGGGCTTACATTCATCTTTCCAAAATCTACCGCAGAGGTCGGgcaaataaaactcatatttaagttttgtgaaattttcTCATTGTGTAGTGCCTGGTGAGCACAGACATAGTTGGAGTTGGATTTTCCTATatctgactccgactcctacttgtcggagcggagtcaaATTGGAGCTTCcttttttagtttcatatttagcccattttttaaaaagaagtttttgttagctttcaaattttagtttttttaaaaattaacgactaaaaataaatcattcattgctaatttacttctatactaattatctaacttatttttatactagatttatattaaagtgtctaattacattttatcatactatagtattacatatttcaatgtctaattacatgttattatactataatattatgtgttattaacttattatgtTAGACTTATGcctatactagtgtctaacttatttctatacttagacttatattatagtgtctaattacatgttattatattataatattacatgttattatattatactagtgtctaacttatttataatttttttctacacgAGACTTATTTGtaatgtctaattacatgttattatacattagtattacatgttattatattaatgtctaacttatttctaacttaatcaTATACTAGATTTTCTactgtctaattacatgttattatattttgttaaatttgtattttatgtaattaacttattatactaggcttatttcaatattagtgtctaacttatttctatatttgattatgtataGTAGTAACActatgatgtttatatatactaaactattattagtttatttacaTTAtggtataagtatattattttataataataagctcatactagtatattttgaatttaactatataagttctagttatataaatatattagtatatatgatatatatataaataaataaatattattataacatatgtacaatatcagaGTCGGATTCAAAGTCAGAGTCATGTTCAAAGGTCAAAGTTGGAGTCGAAGTTGGATTGGATCGGAGTTGGAGTTAGTCCAGCGATACCTACAACAAGTCTACAACTctgactgaaaaattaaaaaacaaattcgaGTCGGAGCATAATTCGATTCGGAGTTAGATTTTCAGATTTTGGCTCAGCACTAATGCCCATTTTCTAGACTAATGCAAGTATTTGACATTTTTGTCATCTTGATCGTTCATCCtaagtttttgagttttatggGTTTTCCTCAAAGGAATTATTGCAAATTAAGAAAAGCTATTATTTATTAGCCTATTTTTACAAACCCAACACATTTCTAATTTGTCTTTGTTGGCATAACCTAATAGTAGGATACTTGCAAATTTACTCGCATAACCTAATTTCTATTGTCCTTGTTGGCGTTGAAATATATATGCCATGCTGGAAATggagaaggaaataaaatgtTGCTGAATCTCCTACATTGGTAATTAGCAGTAAAATTACATGACTTCGGAATCTGCACAACAAAATACATTACTTTCCAGTCTATGTGGTATCTAAAccaaataacttaaaatgacATGAACTTTTCAAAAGCAAGGTAGTGAGTTATATTCCAAGGCATCTTAGTAAAAACTCCTTAAAGAGCTAAAATTTTGAAGTGACTCTCCTTCTCTAGCGCCTCCCCGAAACACATGTATGATATTAAGAGCCATTCTCAGCAATGGATAGAGAATTAGGGCCATGGATGAAGTCCTTCAAAGCATCAACAATAGCAAATCCACTGCCTTCATCAGCAACAACGCTCCCCCAGACAGCCTTGTCCCTCCTCAACACATTgcatctgaaaaaaaaaaaaaaaaaaaatctttgattaCCCCTCATCCTTGCACGAAACAAAGATGAAGCTTTCAAAGCTATCAAAAATCTCATCACTTCAAAACTTGAAAGTTGGCAAGCAAAACTACTTTCCCAAGTTGCTAGAACCACACTCATCACCTTGGTAGCCTCAACCATTCCTTCCTACCGTATGTCCTCTTGTCTTCACTCAAAGAGCTTTTGCAATGATTTAGATAATATTCTTATGAGATTCTCGTGGGGTTACAAATTAGACCATGAAAAGAACCCTTTCTTAAAAAGTTGGGACTCTTATCTATTATTCAAAACCAATGGACGGTCTAGGTATTCAAAAGATGCAAAACCTGAATCTCTCTCCTATCAAAACTTAGTTGGCAGCTCAATGTAGGTAGCAATAAACTTTGGGCTACAAATATCAAAGccgaataaataaaaaatgaacacTTCCTAGAATCCAAAGTCAAGCCTAACCAAGCCCATTATCTTTTAGGGAGCCCACTACATTGTTAAGAATGGCCGTTCTATTAAAGCTTTAATCGACAATTGGATCTCCCAATTCCCTCCCAACTCTCTCAATCCCAACCCAAACACCTCAACCATAGTATCTACCTTCCTTCAAAACAATCTAAAGCAATCGGATAGATGTAAACTTAATTCTCAAGATTCATCTTCCTCAACATGACATCAATGATGAACTCATTTGGGCCCCATCCCTCTCTGGTAAGTTTTCTATCAAATCCACCTACAACCTCATCACCAATCATACAATCCCTCTTCAAACCTTAGATAACCACACAACTCACTGGAAAAACTTTGGAAACTCAAACTTCAAACTCACCTCAAACTCTTACTTTGGGAAATCAACTGGAACTCCCTTCGTACAAAAAGCAACATAGCCTCTCGCCTCCAACTCCCACCTACTTCTGACATCTTGTGTCCCCTGTGACATACCTCCCAAGACACCTTGGaacaaaattttctaaattgcCATTACTGTTGTGTTATTGGCGCCAATCCCCATGGCCAATCAATATTGAACCTTTCTCTATACAATTTATTCAAAACTTGGATATTATCATCTCTCCCAATCCCACTCTAAAGCTCCCCCCTGATTTGATCCATCAGTTCCAAATCTTTGCATCTGTAGCCATGGATCAAATTTGGATGttccaaaataaaaccaacCAAGGGCAAACTATTCCTTCTACTGTTGATATTTCAAATAACATACCCTAGCCTGGTTGCAAAAACCCAAAATTCTCCAATAAACACAATGGACCCCCCCTCGGGTTTTATGAAGATTAACTATGCTACTATTCGAGAAAGCTTAACCATCATAACATGTATTTGCAGCAACTCTAGAGGATATTCTCTGAAGTCCTGGGCCAAAAGCATCCAAGCATCCGCCCCCCTTTATGGAGATGCACAAGCAGCAATATTAGCTATCAAAAAGGCTCTGGTGCTCAAAGGCCATTTCATTATTCTAAAAGGAGACTCCCTATTGGTTCATAAAGCTCTTAGCGACTGATTTGAAGAAGTCAACTGGTCCATCCTAACAATCATTAAGGATTGTAGACAACATATCAAGCATCTCAAGGATTGGAGATCTGTATATGTTCCCTAGAGTGTCAACCATAAGGCACATGAGCTTGCTCAAAGGTTGCTAACTCACTTCGATGTAACATCATTACCCAAGACCCAGTCACACATGACTCTATATTTGACTCATACTGGATTTGATCCCCTTTAGCTCTTTGTTTTGTACTCTTTATTAGCTACTCtgctttatttatatatattttttgtttgaggaaaagaaaaggagagaggCATCTTGACCAAATAAAAGCATGGATTCCTTCTGAAAAATCTTTATTTCACTCCTTAACGATAGATCTAGTATTATTAGGTGAAGAACAGAGTCGCTGAAGCAAAACTGgtaaagtgaagaaaaaaaacttaaagTGGAATGTCGATAACCATTAGCCTGAGAGAGCAGAGTTCAGAGCACTGTGAATGTCAATACCAATTTGGCTTCAGCTTTCTCCAAGTCAGTTGTGGTTAAACTGAGCGTCTGggtaaactcaactcaatagGGCCTTTTTAGGCCAAGCTTGGGTAGATAAAATCAATTGGAACAACCTCTATAGTGACTATATCAACAACAGATTTAACATGGATAAAAGCAAACTCTCTGCTTAGTAAATACATTGTCACATCAATTCCTTCGTGCACTGATAGGATTCTAGGCTTTAGCTCTGCAATTATAGGTACATGTCTGGGCAAAACACCCATTTGCCCTGTTGTCACTAGTATTATGACCATGTCAACCTGAAACACACATGAGAGCATCTTGATATATCTATACTTCcaaaaaaaatgaggatataCCCTACTTAGTAGTAATTCATGTAATAGAATGGATGGATTTACCCTTGAGGTCTTTAATGGTTTTCGTAGTGTTCTGCAgcaaatttttccttttttttgtaattattggtatCGCTACCCTATTGTCTGAGGAGTTGTCAGGTGTGTCCTTTTACCAAAAATGCCATCGCTTTTGGTGTTGTGTGAGTTGTTTGGAGGTCTCTCTTTTggtatccctttttttttttctcagcaagTAGTTGATTCATTCCATAAACTTAAAAGGTTCCTTACAGCACTAAAGTAGTCCAGAAACATAAAGTACAAAAACATGAAGTACAGAAACATAAGAAGAGTTGAAAACTAATATGTTACAGACGGTGGGTCTTTCCCACTTGGAAATTCCACCAAACAGGTAGGTATTTTAATAAGTGGGATGTTTTCAAACTCTAAGTTGGAATGAGCCCATTGCGCAATGGAATGTGCGCATCGATTCTGTGATCGATGTATTTTTTCAACTTGCCATGCTTGAAAGTCTTGGAGCAAAAACCTTGTGTCTCGAGCTACCCCTTCTATTTCCCAATTGATGGCCTTATGAGGATTATTGATGGATCGAATGGTATTTAGAGAGTCTCCTTGAAGAACAACTTTAGCAATCTGTCTTGTATATGCCTCTTGGACACCTATGAAGGCAGCCGTTGCTTCCCCGAGGTTTGGATCAACATGCCGATTGTTTTGTGCAACAACAAATTGGAAGGTGCCCTGGTTATTTCTGCATACTGCCAGTGAGGTGCTGCTATTGTTTCTAACTGCCACATCAAAGGTGATGGAGAAGGTATCCTCGGATTCAGGGGGTCTCCAACTATGCTGTGATTCGATTGGTTCCATCTCCCAAGCCTTGGCATGTTCTCTGTATAGTTCCTGCGTTTTTGTTATGAAGTAGTGGATTGTATGGTTTGCAATATTATGTGTGGTCTGATTCCGTATAAACCATAAAGTATCCATAGCTAATGTGGAGAAAAGCTGAAAGTTATGAACTTCAGAAGCAGAAATCTGTAGTTTGTCTGATGGATTTAGGATAATATTAACCCAGTTCCTTATACCAGCTTGTGTGAAGCAAGTTATATCTAGTGGCCATGGAGCATTTCTCCACAAAAATCTAGAGAAAATGCAATTGAGAAAGAGATGATccagattttcattttccatatgACAAAGAGAACAGAGAACCTGATTTTCTGTGAGTGGGAGGCAGTGACTAAGAGAGAGTTGAGTGGGAAGAATTTCATTATAAACTTTCCATAGGAAAAGCTTCAATCGATCTTGTAATTTGACATCCCACAATTTCTTCCAAATGATATCAGGTGCAATTGTATTTGTGTTAAGAACTAAAGCTGCATAAGCAGACTTTACACTGTAATTGCCTGAAGAGTGATGTTTCCATTTGGGCAGATCATTGATATTATGGAATTGATATTGAGAAAGATGAATGCTTTGTATTGCAGCAATTGTTGCAGGAGAGAACAAAGTGTTCAAAAGAAGCATGTTCCATCTTCTAGGATTTTCAAGTGTTAATTCAGCAACTCTAAGATCTGGATAATGGTATATACCTGGACTTTGTGGTGTAGGAATCAGGGGGTGTAGAGAAGGGAGCCAAGGATCCGACCACACATGCGTAGCAGTGCCATTATTAATTTGAATGAGTACACTGGACAAGATGAAATCCTTTTGCTTTATCATGAATTTCCAAAATCTTGAATCTGAGTCTTTGGCCTTAACAGTCACCCAATCGCTATTTGGCATATATTTGTTCAAAATAGCTGTTTTCCATGCACTTGATTCATTACTAATAAGATGCCAGACTAATTTGCCCAGGAGGGCTTTGTTGAAGTGGGATGTAAGCCTGATTCCTAAGCCACCCAAAGATTTGGGCATGCAAATAGAGGACCACGCCTTGGGAGTATATTTATGTTGTTGGTGAGTTTCAAAGCCCCACCAAAACCTCATCAAAGCACGATCAAGTTTTTTTGCCATGTTTACAGGTATAAGAGTTGTAGCCATAGTATAAGAAGGTATTGTGCTTGCGACAGTTCTGATAAGCGTGATCCTCCCAGCTTGAGAAAGAAGTTTTGATTTCCATCCTGcgagtttttcttgaattttggtCAAGATATCATTAAGGTGTGATTTCATTGGACTACCAGAGTTGAGAGGCACTCCTAGATATTTAATCTTTGAAGAGGAGAGCTTGAAATGAAGGATATTCCTGATATCTGTTTTGGTTGCTTGTCTACTGTTGTTGCTGAACTAAATGGAAGACTTGGAGTTATTGATTTTTTGTCCCGACCACTGAGAATAGGTATTTAGTGTTCTGTCATAAGCTGAGGCAGTGTTACAGTTGGCAGAACCAAAAAGGATTAGATCGTCAGCAAATAACAAATGCGAGAGAGATGGTCCATTCCTACTGATACTGACACCTTTAATAGACTCAGTTTGTTCCTGCCTTAGTAACAACCTAGAGAGAGCTTCTGAGCCTAATATAAAGAGAAAATGGGAGAGAGGGTCCCCTTGCCTGAGGCCTCTTGAAGGATGAAAAAATCCATGGGGGCTTCCATTGATGACTACTGAATATGAGGTTGTGGTAATACACTCCTTGATCCATTGAATCCAAATACTATTGAAACCCAAACATTTGAAGATATTAAGGATGAAAGGCCACTCCATAAAATCGAatgctttttccatatctattTTGATTGCCATAAGACCTTGTCTCCCTTGCTTTCTCCTCATAACATGGAAAACTTCTTGAGCGAGGAtgatattttcttgaattacttTCCCTGGGAGAAAAGCTGATTGGTTTGGAGAAATAAACTTGTGCATGACCCCCTTTAGCCTATTAGCCAGAAGCTTGGCTATGATTTTATAGCTTACATTCGAAAGGCTAATGGGTCTGTATTGATGAACTGTGTTAGGAGAGCTATTCTTGGGAATAAGGACAATATGTGTATGATTCATCTCTTTAAGCAACTTTCCATGTATGAAGAAACTCTGTATGGCTTGAATCAAGTCAGTTCTGACAATTTCCCAGTATGTTTTGTAGAAAAACCCCGTGAACCCATCTGGACCATGGGCCTTTGAAGAAGGTATTTGCTTGATGGTGCTCAGAATTTCCACTTCTGATGGAATTTGACAAAGAAGTTCATTTTCCTAGTCTGTTATAATTGTTGGGAAGAAGTTTTCGAGGTTTGCTGGAAAAATTGGATTAGAGGACTGAAATATTTTGTGGAAATGATTGAGAAACATGGACTGAATATTCTGAGGATTGGAGTCCCATTGGTTGGAGTCATTCTTCAAGCAGTGGATCTCATTTTTCCAGCGTTTAATAGTAGTCGACATGTGAAAAAATCTGGTGTTCAAGTTAGTAGTTGTCAACCATTGgattcttgatttttgtttccaCAAGAGCTCCTCTCTTCGAAGATATTCATTAAGACAGTCTTTGATAGATCCCTCTTGAGGAAGTGAATTAGTTGGAAGATCTTGCAATTGACCATCTTGCTGTTGTATTTGACTAAGCAGGTCAGTGAGATTCTTGATGCTAGTTTGAATGTGACCAAAATGCCTAGCATTCTAATCTTTAATAGCTCTTTTCACTGTTTTGAGCTTTTGAGCTAGTATGAAGAAGGGAGTGCCATATACTGCAACAGACCAGGCTGCCTTAATTACTGAGGCACATGATTCATCTCCGGACCAAAACTCCTCAAACTTGAAGGGCCTTTTGACTTTGGTATTTCCTtgagtaaataataaaatgggcGAGTGATCAGAGTTATGTATGGGAAGATGGAAGAGTCTGGAGTCAGGATTGAGCAAAGTCCAATGTGAGTTTGAAATGGCACGGTCCAGCCTCTCCTTAATTCGACTTCTGCCCTGCctattattagaccatgtaaaTTTAGGCCCACAGTAGCCTAGATCTGCAAACCCATTGAGATTCATAAACTTTTGAAGGCCAGAGGGTGAAGATGAAGAAGCAAAAGGCCTTCCACCCAACTTTTCTTGTTGGCTCAGAAGAGTATTAAAATCTCCTAAACCCAATATAGGACCCAAGTAACTATTGACTATAGAAGTAAGTATATTCCAAAAGGTTAGCTTTTGCAAATATTGCACAGGACAATAGACTAATAACAGGAGCCATAGCATATATACAGGATCAGAGTACACTAGTACAACGATAACATTACTAGAGACAAAGATTGGTTCCATATCCACACCAGGGCGCCACATTAACAAAATGCCACCCTTTTTTCCTACACAAGGCACACTTATAGATAAAGAGAAACCAAAAGTATTTACAACACCAGTGGTATTTTTTTCCTGCAAAAAAGTCTCCAATAAGAAGACCACATCAGGTTGGTGAGACCTAATATGGGCCCTCAGGCTTTGTTTTGCAGTAGGTCGGGCCAGACCTCTGCAATTCCCTGAGAAGATCTTCATATATCATCTTGGGGCAGATAAGGCCTTGCCGCCTTGGCCAATTGGATATTGGGAGTAATAAAAGTTGAGGAGGGTTGAGAGATGTTACCCCCTTTGCCGAAGCCCTCATTCCTTGAGTATGGGTGGAATCTGCCTAGATTGCGAGTTTGTTGCTTCCCCTTTTTTTCCGTGTTCTCCTTCTTAATCTTCTGAATATATGCATTGAGCGACATGTCTTCATCTGGAATCGGGTCTTCTCTAGGTTGCACGGTAACAACTTCATTAACAGCAGCTTTATCAGCAACAATTGTCTGCGTGGAATCACTAATGACAAGGTTTGCTCGTTTCTTTGGAGGAATAGCACTATTTGGGATTTCCAGCAACCGCTTCTTACCCACGTGCTTCGATGTGATGGAAGATTGGGATTCAAAGGGTAGGGTAATGGTCTCTACTTCTTGTCGAGGAGCTAATGAAA from Juglans regia cultivar Chandler chromosome 2, Walnut 2.0, whole genome shotgun sequence carries:
- the LOC109004819 gene encoding uncharacterized protein LOC109004819 translates to MATTLIPVNMAKKLDRALMRFWWGFETHQQHKYTPKAWSSICMPKSLGGLGIRLTSHFNKALLGKLVWHLISNESSAWKTAILNKYMPNSDWVTVKAKDSDSRFWKFMIKQKDFILSSVLIQINNGTATHVWSDPWLPSLHPLIPTPQSPGIYHYPDLRVAELTLENPRRWNMLLLNTLFSPATIAAIQSIHLSQYQFHNINDLPKWKHHSSGNYSVKSAYAALVLNTNTIAPDIIWKKLWDVKLQDRLKLFLWKVYNEILPTQLSLSHCLPLTENQVLCSLCHMENENLDHLFLNCIFSRFLWRNAPWPLDITCFTQAGIRNWVNIILNPSDKLQISASEVHNFQLFSTLAMDTLWFIRNQTTHNIANHTIHYFITKTQELYREHAKAWEMEPIESQHSWRPPESEDTFSITFDVAVRNNSSTSLAVCRNNQGTFQFVVAQNNRHVDPNLGEATAAFIGVQEAYTRQIAKVVLQGDSLNTIRSINNPHKAINWEIEGVDMVIILVTTGQMGVLPRHVPIIAELKPRILSVHEGIDVTMYLLSREFAFIHVKSVVDIVTIEGTQDVRSRWELEARGYVAFCTKGVPVDFPKCNVLRRDKAVWGSVVADEGSGFAIVDALKDFIHGPNSLSIAENGS